A segment of the Methanothermococcus thermolithotrophicus DSM 2095 genome:
AATTTATTTACTACCTTACGATGGGTCCTATAAGGAATCATTGACTAATTTACCATCCTTTTTTATAAAAACATACAAGAAAATTTTAAATATTTTTGAATCCGAAGGCAAGGGAGTCATAAGTTCAACAACTCTTTCTTTGATAGTTGTAGAAAATGGGAAAAGAAAGTTCAAAAGGGTAAAAACAGAAGAACAAGACTATGAAAGATACATAAGGGAAAACTACGAAGATGCGATAATCACATCAATAAAGAGGAATTATTCAAAAAACAAGCTTCTAAATGACCAGTATGTAAAAAAAATACTGGCGTTAGCCTATTTAGTTACTTACCGGGAAGAAATAGAAATTGAGATAGAAAAAAAGTTAAGGAAAGTATTATCCAAAAGTCAGAGGAAGTTAATCAGTAAATACAAGGAAATTATGGAGAGTTTAGGCGGAGAACATTTTGAAGGAGGAATTATTGACGTTAGGGTCTTAGATGAGTTGAAACTAAAAGAATTAAAAGCCAGAGAAGAGCTGGAAAAATTAGGACTTTATAAAAATGGTAAACCAATAGAAGAACTTAGGATATCATTGGACGTTGAAAAAAATATAACGGAAGATATATGTTTAAAAATATCTTTAAAATACCTCTCATTGGATTTATTTAACTACTATCTACATAAAACACCTGATGAAAGAACCCGTTCAAATATGTTTCCTTCAATACTCGTTACTCCATCAAAAGCCCATTTAAAATGGATGAATATAGAAGGAATAGATGCAAAAAATGTCCTTGACTTGAAGTTTTTATTTGAAAAGGAGCTCCCAAAGTACAACATACCTTTAAAAAATATTGGTGGAGTAGCCCTGTACTTAATCCATGACTGGGATGC
Coding sequences within it:
- a CDS encoding DUF530 family protein translates to MESSTLIKKCNEFLDRLSKFKDELIMLDGSVNNDLIAKLEDNLQTLECFKEKMELKGFDTPFIGVGRLKGSDEDDIYDIMNYTTYLRRIVDEKKGALERVRYAIVAHKIALGNILDEIGNKEIIYLLPYDGSYKESLTNLPSFFIKTYKKILNIFESEGKGVISSTTLSLIVVENGKRKFKRVKTEEQDYERYIRENYEDAIITSIKRNYSKNKLLNDQYVKKILALAYLVTYREEIEIEIEKKLRKVLSKSQRKLISKYKEIMESLGGEHFEGGIIDVRVLDELKLKELKAREELEKLGLYKNGKPIEELRISLDVEKNITEDICLKISLKYLSLDLFNYYLHKTPDERTRSNMFPSILVTPSKAHLKWMNIEGIDAKNVLDLKFLFEKELPKYNIPLKNIGGVALYLIHDWDAVERFGFKKEDIEEVLRNMAPIENVKSILKEKVDIKKLESYNEIKKEKTKKFLNLLGKI